From Medicago truncatula cultivar Jemalong A17 chromosome 7, MtrunA17r5.0-ANR, whole genome shotgun sequence, a single genomic window includes:
- the LOC25497818 gene encoding ribonucleoside-diphosphate reductase small chain: protein MPAFPEEPLLAPNPDRFCMFPIQYPKIWEMYKKAEASFWTAEEVDLSSDLKHWNNLTDGERHFISHVLAFFAASDGIVLENLAGRFMKEVQISEARAFYGFQIAIENIHSEMYSLLIETYISDSAEKNRLFHAIETIPCIAKKADWAMKWIDSSDSFAERIVAFACVEGIFFSGSFCAIFWLKKRGLMPGLTFSNELISRDEGLHCDFACLLYSLLQKKLTSERVKEIVCNAVEIEREFVCDALPCALVGMNGGLMSTYIEFVADRLLGELGCEKVYNVQNPFDWMELISLQGKTNFFEKRVGEYQKASVMNSLNGNGAADFCFSLDEDF, encoded by the coding sequence ATGCCTGCTTTTCCAGAAGAACCACTTCTCGCACCAAACCCAGACCGATTCTGCATGTTCCCAATCCAATACCCAAAAATCTGGGAAATGTACAAAAAAGCCGAAGCCTCATTCTGGACCGCCGAAGAAGTTGATCTTTCCTCCGATCTCAAGCACTGGAACAACCTCACAGACGGCGAACGCCACTTCATCTCTCACGTTCTTGCCTTCTTCGCCGCCTCAGACGGAATTGTCCTTGAAAATCTTGCCGGAAGATTCATGAAAGAAGTCCAAATCTCCGAAGCACGTGCCTTCTATGGTTTCCAAATTGCAATTGAAAACATCCATTCTGAGATGTACTCCCTTCTCATTGAAACATATATAAGCGATTCTGCTGAAAAGAATCGCTTATTTCATGCAATTGAGACAATTCCATGTATCGCGAAAAAGGCTGATTGGGCAATGAAATGGATTGATTCAAGCGATTCTTTTGCTGAAAGAATCGTTGCATTTGCTTGTGTAGAAGGAATTTTCTTCTCCGGAAGCTTTTGCGCGATTTTCTGGTTGAAAAAGCGCGGTTTAATGCCAGGGTTAACATTCTCAAACGAGCTTATTTCACGTGACGAAGGTCTGCACTGTGATTTTGCTTGTTTGTTATACTCACTTCTACAAAAGAAACTAACTTCAGAGCGTGTGAAGGAAATTGTATGCAATGCTGTTGAAATTGAACGTGAATTTGTCTGCGATGCACTTCCTTGCGCGTTGGTTGGGATGAATGGTGGATTGATGAGTACTTATATTGAGTTTGTTGCTGATAGATTATTGGGTGAACTTGGTTGTGAAAAGGTTTATAATGTTCAGAATCCGTTTGATTGGATGGAATTGATTTCGCTTCAAGGGAAAACAAATTTCTTTGAGAAGCGCGTTGGGGAGTATCAGAAAGCTTCTGTTATGAACAGCTTGAATGGGAATGGTGCTGCTGATTTTTGCTTTAGTTTGGATGAAGATTTTTAG